GGACGGTGTGAAAACAGCATTAACAATGGGCACTTGCCGTGGATGAATGCAAAGCTTTCCAGTGAATCCATAGCTCGCCGCATGCTCAGCCTCGATTGTCAGATTCTTGTCTTCAACCAAGGCCGTCATAACTCCATCGATCGGCGGCGCTATGCATGACGCCGCCGACGCAAGAACAATTTGGCATCGCGCGAAACTAAGCGCAGATAGGTCCGCGTGATCGATTCCCAATTCTCGCCCAAGGTCCGCGTTCCCGAAGACAGCCCTAGTCACGCCCGGCTCCGAGCATATTTCTCGAGCTCGAAGAATCCCTTCAGCGGTCTCTAATAGCGGGAGCACGGTGGATCCAGACGGCAGGCGACGCATAAGGTCTGCGACCTGTGCCGAGTTCGTAATCTTCGGTTGCATCACGCTGCATGGTCTGCCCGCCAGTGCTGCGACATCGTCCTCGTGCCACGGCGTGCCCGCTGCGTTAATTCGGACAATACCCACACCGCCCTCCGCAAACCAGCACCGTATGTGTTTACGCGCTTCGGCCTTCTTCTCGGGCGCCACTGCGTCTTCGATATCCAGAACAACGCCATCGGCTCCGCTTGCGACGGCCTTCTCGAAGCGATCTGGCCGATCGCCGGGCACAAAGAGCAGTGAACGTGCGCGAGCAATGAAGTCCCACATACAAGTCATCCCTCTATCTCAGAAGGTCTCGGTGGCCGACGCTGGCGTATCCCACCGCTCGCTTGCCATCCTGGCCTCACGCCCTGCTCACCTGACAGGGGGCGAGTTCCCGCTCTCCGGCCGTGACGAACCAAGAGTTTGTGCGTCGCCGGCAGACCGAGAGAGCCGGGTCTTTACCACATCACGCCGCTGGCAGAGTCGAACCTCGTTCGCAGTTGGGCTGATGGGGCCGGCCGGACTCCGGTGTCAGCGCCCAGGCTGCGGCGAAAACAGGCACCCTTATTTCTTAAACACCAGTCTAATATCGTCTCTCCCATGGTGCGTAGCAAAGGCTGCATCGATCTTGCCTGGGACAGCAGCCTCGCTGTACGGCTCCCATCGATGTTGGCATGGTTGTCAACGATCTCTCAATACTACTCTCTAGGCTGCGGGTGAATTCCTAACCATCTCAGCCATGCGATGGGCGAATGTATGAATCAGAGATCCTACGCAAGGCGCCCAGAGATAACGCCGGGACCTGCCATCTTTCAGGGAGAACCGAGACTTGCGCGATGAGTGACATTACAATCCGTCCACTGCACGTTCATGAACAACGCGAGGCTTACGAGCTCGCGATGCGCGCTTACCATCTATCGCCTACCGACAGCGGATGGAAACGTTGGCTCGAGCCACTTAGCGCTGATCGCCGTTTTGGTGCCTTCCTGCATGGCACTTTGGCAGGCGTAATCAGCGCATTCTCCACAGAACTCACGGTGCCAGGAGGGCGTACTCTCACTGTAGCTGCAACCGGTGGCGCCGCTGTACGCGC
Above is a window of Phytoactinopolyspora mesophila DNA encoding:
- a CDS encoding aldolase/citrate lyase family protein, with amino-acid sequence MTCMWDFIARARSLLFVPGDRPDRFEKAVASGADGVVLDIEDAVAPEKKAEARKHIRCWFAEGGVGIVRINAAGTPWHEDDVAALAGRPCSVMQPKITNSAQVADLMRRLPSGSTVLPLLETAEGILRAREICSEPGVTRAVFGNADLGRELGIDHADLSALSFARCQIVLASAASCIAPPIDGVMTALVEDKNLTIEAEHAASYGFTGKLCIHPRQVPIVNAVFTPSAAEIHWAQQVLAAAGDGSVGSFDNEVVGKPIVERARTLLSRAGGRSPY